The Candidatus Acidiferrales bacterium DNA segment CGAACGTTTACTTTGCAGGCGGAGCGGTCGATGGGAAAACTTATTACATGAACGACGTTTATAACGATTCCTCTTCGGCGGTTACATTCAGCGGCGGTTCGTTAAATTTAAGCGTGACGCTTCCCGCATATGGCTCAGCAGTTTATGTCCTCAGCGATTCGCTTATAAACCTGGCCGTGCCGACTTCGGTAAGAACCGGTGACTTAAACATTCCCGAACGCTGCACGCTGGAGCAAAATTATCCGAATCCGTTTAATCCCACCACGGTCATCGGTTATCAGTTATCTGTTGTGACTCACGTAACGCTAAAAGTCTACGATGTGCTTGGAAGGTCGGTCGCCACACTGGTAAATGAAAAGCAGGGTGCCGGCACCCATGTGGCCACGTTCGACGGCTCGCGTCTTTCGAGCGGCGTTTATTTTTATCGGCTGCAAGCCGGAGCATTTACGGATGTAAAAAAGTTGATGCTGATGAAATAATGCCGAAGGATAAAGTGAAAAAAAAGAATTTGAGTCTTGAGTGTCTGCCTGGTTTCTTATCTTTTCTCCTTTTGATCTTTTCACCTCCGCCGGGAATTCTAGCCCAGAATCAATCTAGCACCGGCTCACGCAAGGTTGATACTCTCGCTGTCGTTGATGGCCAGCCGATTACGAGCGAAGATTTTCTCAACCGGTTTGAAATGTCCGTCTATCCAGGGAAGGACAACCCGACTTATCTTGAAGCCGAAAAGCGGGAGTTCCTGAATTCGATGATTGCTGAGAAACTCCTTTCGAATGCGGCTTCACGATCGAACTTACCTTACACGGAGCAGGAGGAAGAGCTTTGCATGGTGATGGAAGAGATATTCATGCGCGATGCCCTGTACCGGCAGGAAATTGTTCCGCACGTCAAAATAAGCAACGACGATTTGCTTCACGGCTTTGATATTTCCGTTTACAAATATTTGGTAGATGCCTTTTATTTTGACGACAGCGCTTCTGCCGGCAGTTTCTATTCGCTGCTGCGAGAAAATTCTAGAGAGAATATTTACGCTCTGGCCGATAGTCTCCACATATCTCATGACACATTGGAAATTCCCTATGGCGAATCGACCGATAAGATCGAAGATGCATTCTTCGGTCATAGGAAAGGTTTTGTTTCCACACCTGTAATCACGGAAGACGGCTGGGTGATTTTCAAAATTCTATCCCGCTCGTTGAACGAAAGATTTACGACCGGTTCGACCCCCGATCGGTTAGGCAGAATTCGAGAGATCCTGGCCGGCAGAGAAGAGGAACAGTTGGGCAACCTGTATATAGAATCTATGATGAAAGATATAGAAGTGAGTGTCAACTACGAAATCTTCCGACCATTGGTTTATGCTATTCGGAAGATTTTTGAGAAGAAAAATCCCCCTTCTTACGACCCGTATTATCAACTAAATCCGGCGGATCTGACGGCGCTCGCGAATAAATTTTCTTCCTATCTGGATGATCCGCTGCTGAGTTTTAAAGGCGGCTCTCTGTCTCTGCGGAAAGTTTTGCTGGAGCTTCCTACGGCAATGTTTGCGGCTAAAGATTCAACGGTCCCTGAAATCACTTTTGCGCTTCACAGTTCGCTCCGTTTTATTTCCCAGAATTATTTTCTTGTAAGGCGGGCCGATGATCTCGGCCTGGAAAATTCTCAAGAAGTCACATACAACGTGCGGATGGTTCTCGATGCGTTCAGATCGTACAGGATTGCGAACGAAATTACCGACACGGTGAGGGTGACGCAGGGTGAGGCGGATAAATTTTTCGCGGAGCACCACGATGAGGTTTTAAACTCGGTGAGACTGAAACTGAAGATGTACGGAGTCGATAACATAAATCAAGCAATCGAAGTTTTTGATGAGGTCAACAAAGAGAAAAACGATGCCACCGACACTCTTGGAGCGACCTGGATAAACGCCTTCAACCTTGGTGAGATCGGGGCTGTCCTATCTGAACTGAAGAAGGGCGACGTTTACGGACCGGTCGAGGACAACGGGAAATTTCACATTTATCAATTATTGGACAAGAAATCTTCTATCGATGATTCCGCAATTGAAAACAGTATCGAGGTTGCAAAAGAGATATTGTCGGCTCAAGAAAAAAGAAAGGCTCTCGGTAGGTATATTGCAAAGTTAGCCGAAGATGATAACGTAAAGATCTTTCCGCAAAAGCTTGTCGATGTGAAAGCGACGCCTTTTCAGATGTTGACTTTTCGATATATCGGCTTCGGCGGCAGGATTATCGCGGTGCCGCAGTTGTTTCCTCGAGAAGACTGGGTAAAGTACTATCAATACAAGAAACCTCCTGTACCATGATGGGAATCGGTGCCGTTCGATCTTCAAGGTCGTCATGAAACCTCTCGGCCACACTCTGCGCTTCTGTGCCTTTGTGCTTCTGTGTATGTGTAGTTTTTCTTGTTCAAGGAGCACTCTCGAAGATCCGCACCAAATCGTCATCTGGCATACGATGCATCCCGATGAGCAGGAAGAGTTTAACAAGATTTTGCAGGAGTACATGGCCCAAAATCCGGATATCAAGATCACGGCTCTTTACAAAGAAACCGAGACGCTGCGCTCAGGTTTTCAGATTGCCGCCATCGGAGGCGCTGGCCCGGACATTGTTTGGGGACCTTCGGATCAGGTCGGACCGTTTGAAGCGATGGGGATCATACTCCCGCTGGACACTCTGTTTGATAAGAAGTACCTCTCCAAATTTGATCCGAAAGCCCTTGTTTACGGACACGGGCATTTGTATTCCATCGCCGACAAAATCGGCAACCATCTCATGCTGATCTACAATAAGTCGTTGCTTCCCGATCCACCCAGGACAATGGATGAATTGATTGCGGACGGAGAAAAATTCGATGAGGCAACGAAGGGACACGCGCTGGTTTGGAATTACACCGAGCCATATTTTTTCATTCCTTTCCTGACCGGCTTTAACGGATGGGTCATGGACTCGCTCGGCAATCCGACTCTCGATACTCAGGCGATGATTAGTGCACTCGAATTCATGAAAGACTTGCGGGACAAATATGAAATTATCCCGAAGTCATGCGACTACGAGACCGCGGACGCACTTTTCAAGGAGGGAAAAGCAGAGATGATCATCAATGGTCCATGGTCGTTCGGAAGTTACAAACGAGCGGGGCTCGATTTCGGGGTGGCGAGGATTCCTTTCATGAAAGAAAC contains these protein-coding regions:
- a CDS encoding extracellular solute-binding protein, with the translated sequence MHPDEQEEFNKILQEYMAQNPDIKITALYKETETLRSGFQIAAIGGAGPDIVWGPSDQVGPFEAMGIILPLDTLFDKKYLSKFDPKALVYGHGHLYSIADKIGNHLMLIYNKSLLPDPPRTMDELIADGEKFDEATKGHALVWNYTEPYFFIPFLTGFNGWVMDSLGNPTLDTQAMISALEFMKDLRDKYEIIPKSCDYETADALFKEGKAEMIINGPWSFGSYKRAGLDFGVARIPFMKETGLWPAPMVSPMGYSINASIPSWKIPEVVKFVRFLLSPQVQLEFTTHFETIPTLTELYNDTSVQNNEVIKGSEDEMEVGRPMPIIPELRAIWDAMRPSYQAVLGGTETPEQAAKEMQRSAVQKIKEMNE